A genomic window from Cyprinus carpio isolate SPL01 chromosome A2, ASM1834038v1, whole genome shotgun sequence includes:
- the LOC122147295 gene encoding parathyroid hormone/parathyroid hormone-related peptide receptor-like, translating into MVSHTSATNVTARGPLAHHLTTRLGPVSLNGHRNLPGYVKNGSVSENSIPSSGQELHIQEEEPSKSFQVEKNIPVVEEERETVM; encoded by the coding sequence ATGGTGTCTCACACCAGTGCCACTAACGTGACCGCACGGGGCCCTCTGGCCCATCACCTCACCACACGCCTGGGGCCCGTCTCCCTCAACGGCCACCGGAACCTCCCGGGATACGTGAAGAACGGCTCGGTCTCTGAGAACTCCATCCCGTCCTCAGGTCAGGAGCTCCATATACAAGAGGAAGAACCTTCAAAGAGCTTCCAGGTGGAAAAAAACATCCCGGTGGTGGAGGAGGAAAGAGAAACAGTCATGTGA
- the LOC109108783 gene encoding parathyroid hormone/parathyroid hormone-related peptide receptor-like, protein MGATLIVHTLGFVFCGTLLSFVYGLVDADDVLTKEEQINLLLKAKQKCEQAIKSKHKITEGYCIPEWDGIVCWPEGLPGRMVSTACPDYMYDFDHKGYAYRRCDINGTWEPASNNNKTWANYSECAKFLPPNGNLDWVFYRLYLIYTVGYSISLGSLMVATVILGYFRRLHCTRNYIHMHLFVSFMLRAISIFVKDVVLYSGAPLQEMDRFTVEDLKSITEAPPANKTKFIGCKVAVTLFLYFLATNYYWILVEGLYLHSLIFMTFFSNRKYLWGFTLIGWGVPAMFVTIWASVRATLADTECWDLSAGNLKWIVQIPILTAIVVNFLLFLNIIRVLATKLRETNAGRCDTRQQYRKLLKSTLVLMPLFGVHYIVFMAMPYTEVSGVPWQIQMHYEMLFNSFQVIDFKKKM, encoded by the exons GTTGATGCTGATGATGTCCTCACTAAAGAAGAACAAATCAATCTTCTgcttaaagcaaaacaaaaatgtgagCAAGCCATCAAGTCCAAACATAAAATTACTG AGGGTTACTGCATACCGGAGTGGGATGGCATCGTTTGCTGGCCCGAGGGACTTCCTGGAAGGATGGTGTCCACTGCCTGCCCGGACTACATGTATGACTTTGACCACAAAG GATATGCTTACCGCCGCTGTGACATCAATGGGACCTGGGAGCCGGCgtcaaataacaacaaaacctgGGCCAATTACAGCGAGTGCGCCAAATTCCTCCCACCTAACGGGAACCTAGATTGG GTTTTTTACAGACTTTACCTGATCTACACGGTGGGCTACTCCATCTCTCTGGGATCACTTATGGTGGCGACAGTCATCCTAGGATACTTTCG gagGCTTCACTGCACCAGAAACTACATCCACATGCACCTGTTTGTATCGTTCATGTTGAGGGCCATTAGCATATTTGTGAAAGACGTGGTGTTGTACTCGGGTGCCCCGCTGCAGGAAATGGATCGCTTCACTGTGGAGGATCTCAAATCCATCACAGAAGCCCCTCCTGCCAACAAAACCAAGTTT ATTGGCTGCAAGGTGGCTGTGACTCTCTTCTTGTACTTCTTGGCGACTAATTATTACTGGATTCTGGTGGAAGGCCTGTACCTGCACAGCCTTATCTTCATGACCTTCTTCTCAAACAGGAAGTACCTTTGGGGCTTTACTCTGATTGGCTGGG GTGTTCCTGCGATGTTTGTGACCATCTGGGCCAGCGTGAGAGCCACTCTTGCCGACACGGA GTGCTGGGATTTAAGCGCAGGAAACCTGAAATGGATTGTGCAGATCCCTATTTTGACAGCAATTGTT GTAAATTTTTTGTTGTTCCTGAATATAATCAGAGTCTTGGCAACAAAACTTAGAGAAACAAATGCAGGAAGATGTGACACCAGACAACAGTATAG AAAGCTGTTAAAATCTACGCTGGTCCTCATGCCGTTGTTTGGGGTTCACTACATTGTGTTCATGGCAATGCCCTATACAGAAGTGTCTGGGGTGCCGTGGCAAATCCAGATGCATTATGAAATGCTCTTTAACTCATTCCAGGTAATTGATTTCAAAAAAAAGATGTAG